One window of Manihot esculenta cultivar AM560-2 chromosome 17, M.esculenta_v8, whole genome shotgun sequence genomic DNA carries:
- the LOC110603855 gene encoding protein farnesyltransferase subunit beta isoform X6 produces MPFIEILGQFSYSVAVRIMKVVLQENLALKLMVASQRSMDLIIRYTFCGLAAMILINEANRLDLAGLLDRVVFRQGVECGFQGRTNKLVDGCYSFWQGGVFALLKGLHSVNGEHVAFSDPEEGDSATDGTSEGEDGNSLGTDETCHIKRGVGDGEMAPLFHSVALQQYIILCPQLLVFHYLFQPSHIHCWISTATSTPANIMITPGDSSIIRMAALQLANHYHATVYGE; encoded by the exons CTGTCAGAATTATGAAGGTGGTATTGCAGGAGAACCTGGCTCTGAAGCTCATGGTGG CTTCTCAGAGATCTATGGATTTGATCATCAGGTACACATTTTGTGGATTGGCAGCAATGATTTTGATCAATGAGGCCAATCGTTTGGACTTGGCTGGTTTACTT GACCGGGTGGTTTTTCGACAAGGAGTGGAGTGTGGATTTCAGGGGAGAACAAACAAGTTGGTTGATGGTTGCTACTCCTTCTGGCAG GGAGGTGTATTTGCATTATTAAAAGGATTACATTCAGTTAATGGTGAACATGTGGCTTTTTCGGATCCTGAAGAAGGAGATAGTGCTACAGATGGCACTTCTGAAGGAGAAGATGGAAATTCCTTGGGGACTGATGAGACTTGCCATATTAAACGGGGAG TAGGAGATGGAGAAATGGCGCCCCTTTTTCACAGCGTGGCCTTGCAGCAGTACATAATTTTGTGCCCACAG CTGCTGGTGTTCCACTATCTATTTCAACCATCGCACATTCATTGTTGGATCTCTACTGCCACTTCCACTCCTGCCAACATTATGATTACTCCTGGTGACAGTAGCATCATCAGGATGGCTGCACTGCAATTAGCTAATCATTACCACGCTACTGTATACGGTGAATAA
- the LOC110603855 gene encoding protein farnesyltransferase subunit beta isoform X5: MKRKPKLDGCLLILIAVPSILNILDDELIKGVGNCILSCQNYEGGIAGEPGSEAHASQRSMDLIIRYTFCGLAAMILINEANRLDLAGLLDRVVFRQGVECGFQGRTNKLVDGCYSFWQGGVFALLKGLHSVNGEHVAFSDPEEGDSATDGTSEGEDGNSLGTDETCHIKRGGDGEMAPLFHSVALQQYIILCPQEQEGGFRDKPGKARDYYHTRYCLSGLSATIGVRFWCLCHKN, encoded by the exons GTACCAAGTATTCTCAACATTTTGGATGACGAGCTTATTAAGGGTGTTGGTAATTGCATCTTGAG CTGTCAGAATTATGAAGGTGGTATTGCAGGAGAACCTGGCTCTGAAGCTCATG CTTCTCAGAGATCTATGGATTTGATCATCAGGTACACATTTTGTGGATTGGCAGCAATGATTTTGATCAATGAGGCCAATCGTTTGGACTTGGCTGGTTTACTT GACCGGGTGGTTTTTCGACAAGGAGTGGAGTGTGGATTTCAGGGGAGAACAAACAAGTTGGTTGATGGTTGCTACTCCTTCTGGCAG GGAGGTGTATTTGCATTATTAAAAGGATTACATTCAGTTAATGGTGAACATGTGGCTTTTTCGGATCCTGAAGAAGGAGATAGTGCTACAGATGGCACTTCTGAAGGAGAAGATGGAAATTCCTTGGGGACTGATGAGACTTGCCATATTAAACGGGGAG GAGATGGAGAAATGGCGCCCCTTTTTCACAGCGTGGCCTTGCAGCAGTACATAATTTTGTGCCCACAG GAACAGGAGGGCGGATTCAGAGACAAACCTGGGAAGGCCAGGGACTACTATCACACACGCTATTGTTTAAGCGGCCTCTCTGCTACCATCGGCGTTCGATTTTGGTGCTTGTGTCACAAAAATTaa
- the LOC110603855 gene encoding protein farnesyltransferase subunit beta isoform X12 encodes MKRKPKLDGCQNYEGGIAGEPGSEAHGGFSEIYGFDHQDRVVFRQGVECGFQGRTNKLVDGCYSFWQGGVFALLKGLHSVNGEHVAFSDPEEGDSATDGTSEGEDGNSLGTDETCHIKRGVGDGEMAPLFHSVALQQYIILCPQLLVFHYLFQPSHIHCWISTATSTPANIMITPGDSSIIRMAALQLANHYHATVYGE; translated from the exons CTGTCAGAATTATGAAGGTGGTATTGCAGGAGAACCTGGCTCTGAAGCTCATGGTGG CTTCTCAGAGATCTATGGATTTGATCATCAG GACCGGGTGGTTTTTCGACAAGGAGTGGAGTGTGGATTTCAGGGGAGAACAAACAAGTTGGTTGATGGTTGCTACTCCTTCTGGCAG GGAGGTGTATTTGCATTATTAAAAGGATTACATTCAGTTAATGGTGAACATGTGGCTTTTTCGGATCCTGAAGAAGGAGATAGTGCTACAGATGGCACTTCTGAAGGAGAAGATGGAAATTCCTTGGGGACTGATGAGACTTGCCATATTAAACGGGGAG TAGGAGATGGAGAAATGGCGCCCCTTTTTCACAGCGTGGCCTTGCAGCAGTACATAATTTTGTGCCCACAG CTGCTGGTGTTCCACTATCTATTTCAACCATCGCACATTCATTGTTGGATCTCTACTGCCACTTCCACTCCTGCCAACATTATGATTACTCCTGGTGACAGTAGCATCATCAGGATGGCTGCACTGCAATTAGCTAATCATTACCACGCTACTGTATACGGTGAATAA
- the LOC110603855 gene encoding protein farnesyltransferase subunit beta isoform X8 translates to MKRKPKLDGCQNYEGGIAGEPGSEAHASQRSMDLIIRYTFCGLAAMILINEANRLDLAGLLDRVVFRQGVECGFQGRTNKLVDGCYSFWQGGVFALLKGLHSVNGEHVAFSDPEEGDSATDGTSEGEDGNSLGTDETCHIKRGVGDGEMAPLFHSVALQQYIILCPQLLVFHYLFQPSHIHCWISTATSTPANIMITPGDSSIIRMAALQLANHYHATVYGE, encoded by the exons CTGTCAGAATTATGAAGGTGGTATTGCAGGAGAACCTGGCTCTGAAGCTCATG CTTCTCAGAGATCTATGGATTTGATCATCAGGTACACATTTTGTGGATTGGCAGCAATGATTTTGATCAATGAGGCCAATCGTTTGGACTTGGCTGGTTTACTT GACCGGGTGGTTTTTCGACAAGGAGTGGAGTGTGGATTTCAGGGGAGAACAAACAAGTTGGTTGATGGTTGCTACTCCTTCTGGCAG GGAGGTGTATTTGCATTATTAAAAGGATTACATTCAGTTAATGGTGAACATGTGGCTTTTTCGGATCCTGAAGAAGGAGATAGTGCTACAGATGGCACTTCTGAAGGAGAAGATGGAAATTCCTTGGGGACTGATGAGACTTGCCATATTAAACGGGGAG TAGGAGATGGAGAAATGGCGCCCCTTTTTCACAGCGTGGCCTTGCAGCAGTACATAATTTTGTGCCCACAG CTGCTGGTGTTCCACTATCTATTTCAACCATCGCACATTCATTGTTGGATCTCTACTGCCACTTCCACTCCTGCCAACATTATGATTACTCCTGGTGACAGTAGCATCATCAGGATGGCTGCACTGCAATTAGCTAATCATTACCACGCTACTGTATACGGTGAATAA
- the LOC110603855 gene encoding protein farnesyltransferase subunit beta isoform X11, translating to MKVVLQENLALKLMVASQRSMDLIIRYTFCGLAAMILINEANRLDLAGLLDRVVFRQGVECGFQGRTNKLVDGCYSFWQGGVFALLKGLHSVNGEHVAFSDPEEGDSATDGTSEGEDGNSLGTDETCHIKRGVGDGEMAPLFHSVALQQYIILCPQLLVFHYLFQPSHIHCWISTATSTPANIMITPGDSSIIRMAALQLANHYHATVYGE from the exons ATGAAGGTGGTATTGCAGGAGAACCTGGCTCTGAAGCTCATGGTGG CTTCTCAGAGATCTATGGATTTGATCATCAGGTACACATTTTGTGGATTGGCAGCAATGATTTTGATCAATGAGGCCAATCGTTTGGACTTGGCTGGTTTACTT GACCGGGTGGTTTTTCGACAAGGAGTGGAGTGTGGATTTCAGGGGAGAACAAACAAGTTGGTTGATGGTTGCTACTCCTTCTGGCAG GGAGGTGTATTTGCATTATTAAAAGGATTACATTCAGTTAATGGTGAACATGTGGCTTTTTCGGATCCTGAAGAAGGAGATAGTGCTACAGATGGCACTTCTGAAGGAGAAGATGGAAATTCCTTGGGGACTGATGAGACTTGCCATATTAAACGGGGAG TAGGAGATGGAGAAATGGCGCCCCTTTTTCACAGCGTGGCCTTGCAGCAGTACATAATTTTGTGCCCACAG CTGCTGGTGTTCCACTATCTATTTCAACCATCGCACATTCATTGTTGGATCTCTACTGCCACTTCCACTCCTGCCAACATTATGATTACTCCTGGTGACAGTAGCATCATCAGGATGGCTGCACTGCAATTAGCTAATCATTACCACGCTACTGTATACGGTGAATAA
- the LOC110603855 gene encoding protein farnesyltransferase subunit beta isoform X13, which produces MPFIEILGQFSYSVAVRIMKVVLQENLALKLMDRVVFRQGVECGFQGRTNKLVDGCYSFWQGGVFALLKGLHSVNGEHVAFSDPEEGDSATDGTSEGEDGNSLGTDETCHIKRGVGDGEMAPLFHSVALQQYIILCPQLLVFHYLFQPSHIHCWISTATSTPANIMITPGDSSIIRMAALQLANHYHATVYGE; this is translated from the exons CTGTCAGAATTATGAAGGTGGTATTGCAGGAGAACCTGGCTCTGAAGCTCATG GACCGGGTGGTTTTTCGACAAGGAGTGGAGTGTGGATTTCAGGGGAGAACAAACAAGTTGGTTGATGGTTGCTACTCCTTCTGGCAG GGAGGTGTATTTGCATTATTAAAAGGATTACATTCAGTTAATGGTGAACATGTGGCTTTTTCGGATCCTGAAGAAGGAGATAGTGCTACAGATGGCACTTCTGAAGGAGAAGATGGAAATTCCTTGGGGACTGATGAGACTTGCCATATTAAACGGGGAG TAGGAGATGGAGAAATGGCGCCCCTTTTTCACAGCGTGGCCTTGCAGCAGTACATAATTTTGTGCCCACAG CTGCTGGTGTTCCACTATCTATTTCAACCATCGCACATTCATTGTTGGATCTCTACTGCCACTTCCACTCCTGCCAACATTATGATTACTCCTGGTGACAGTAGCATCATCAGGATGGCTGCACTGCAATTAGCTAATCATTACCACGCTACTGTATACGGTGAATAA
- the LOC110603855 gene encoding protein farnesyltransferase subunit beta isoform X3: MKRKPKLDGCLLILIAVPSILNILDDELIKGVGNCILSCQNYEGGIAGEPGSEAHGGYTFCGLAAMILINEANRLDLAGLLDRVVFRQGVECGFQGRTNKLVDGCYSFWQGGVFALLKGLHSVNGEHVAFSDPEEGDSATDGTSEGEDGNSLGTDETCHIKRGVGDGEMAPLFHSVALQQYIILCPQLLVFHYLFQPSHIHCWISTATSTPANIMITPGDSSIIRMAALQLANHYHATVYGE; encoded by the exons GTACCAAGTATTCTCAACATTTTGGATGACGAGCTTATTAAGGGTGTTGGTAATTGCATCTTGAG CTGTCAGAATTATGAAGGTGGTATTGCAGGAGAACCTGGCTCTGAAGCTCATGGTGG GTACACATTTTGTGGATTGGCAGCAATGATTTTGATCAATGAGGCCAATCGTTTGGACTTGGCTGGTTTACTT GACCGGGTGGTTTTTCGACAAGGAGTGGAGTGTGGATTTCAGGGGAGAACAAACAAGTTGGTTGATGGTTGCTACTCCTTCTGGCAG GGAGGTGTATTTGCATTATTAAAAGGATTACATTCAGTTAATGGTGAACATGTGGCTTTTTCGGATCCTGAAGAAGGAGATAGTGCTACAGATGGCACTTCTGAAGGAGAAGATGGAAATTCCTTGGGGACTGATGAGACTTGCCATATTAAACGGGGAG TAGGAGATGGAGAAATGGCGCCCCTTTTTCACAGCGTGGCCTTGCAGCAGTACATAATTTTGTGCCCACAG CTGCTGGTGTTCCACTATCTATTTCAACCATCGCACATTCATTGTTGGATCTCTACTGCCACTTCCACTCCTGCCAACATTATGATTACTCCTGGTGACAGTAGCATCATCAGGATGGCTGCACTGCAATTAGCTAATCATTACCACGCTACTGTATACGGTGAATAA
- the LOC110603855 gene encoding protein farnesyltransferase subunit beta isoform X4 produces MKRKPKLDGCLLILIAVPSILNILDDELIKGVGNCILSCQNYEGGIAGEPGSEAHASQRSMDLIIRYTFCGLAAMILINEANRLDLAGLLDRVVFRQGVECGFQGRTNKLVDGCYSFWQGGVFALLKGLHSVNGEHVAFSDPEEGDSATDGTSEGEDGNSLGTDETCHIKRGVGDGEMAPLFHSVALQQYIILCPQEQEGGFRDKPGKARDYYHTRYCLSGLSATIGVRFWCLCHKN; encoded by the exons GTACCAAGTATTCTCAACATTTTGGATGACGAGCTTATTAAGGGTGTTGGTAATTGCATCTTGAG CTGTCAGAATTATGAAGGTGGTATTGCAGGAGAACCTGGCTCTGAAGCTCATG CTTCTCAGAGATCTATGGATTTGATCATCAGGTACACATTTTGTGGATTGGCAGCAATGATTTTGATCAATGAGGCCAATCGTTTGGACTTGGCTGGTTTACTT GACCGGGTGGTTTTTCGACAAGGAGTGGAGTGTGGATTTCAGGGGAGAACAAACAAGTTGGTTGATGGTTGCTACTCCTTCTGGCAG GGAGGTGTATTTGCATTATTAAAAGGATTACATTCAGTTAATGGTGAACATGTGGCTTTTTCGGATCCTGAAGAAGGAGATAGTGCTACAGATGGCACTTCTGAAGGAGAAGATGGAAATTCCTTGGGGACTGATGAGACTTGCCATATTAAACGGGGAG TAGGAGATGGAGAAATGGCGCCCCTTTTTCACAGCGTGGCCTTGCAGCAGTACATAATTTTGTGCCCACAG GAACAGGAGGGCGGATTCAGAGACAAACCTGGGAAGGCCAGGGACTACTATCACACACGCTATTGTTTAAGCGGCCTCTCTGCTACCATCGGCGTTCGATTTTGGTGCTTGTGTCACAAAAATTaa
- the LOC110603855 gene encoding protein farnesyltransferase subunit beta isoform X10 has translation MKRKPKLDGCQNYEGGIAGEPGSEAHGGYTFCGLAAMILINEANRLDLAGLLDRVVFRQGVECGFQGRTNKLVDGCYSFWQGGVFALLKGLHSVNGEHVAFSDPEEGDSATDGTSEGEDGNSLGTDETCHIKRGVGDGEMAPLFHSVALQQYIILCPQLLVFHYLFQPSHIHCWISTATSTPANIMITPGDSSIIRMAALQLANHYHATVYGE, from the exons CTGTCAGAATTATGAAGGTGGTATTGCAGGAGAACCTGGCTCTGAAGCTCATGGTGG GTACACATTTTGTGGATTGGCAGCAATGATTTTGATCAATGAGGCCAATCGTTTGGACTTGGCTGGTTTACTT GACCGGGTGGTTTTTCGACAAGGAGTGGAGTGTGGATTTCAGGGGAGAACAAACAAGTTGGTTGATGGTTGCTACTCCTTCTGGCAG GGAGGTGTATTTGCATTATTAAAAGGATTACATTCAGTTAATGGTGAACATGTGGCTTTTTCGGATCCTGAAGAAGGAGATAGTGCTACAGATGGCACTTCTGAAGGAGAAGATGGAAATTCCTTGGGGACTGATGAGACTTGCCATATTAAACGGGGAG TAGGAGATGGAGAAATGGCGCCCCTTTTTCACAGCGTGGCCTTGCAGCAGTACATAATTTTGTGCCCACAG CTGCTGGTGTTCCACTATCTATTTCAACCATCGCACATTCATTGTTGGATCTCTACTGCCACTTCCACTCCTGCCAACATTATGATTACTCCTGGTGACAGTAGCATCATCAGGATGGCTGCACTGCAATTAGCTAATCATTACCACGCTACTGTATACGGTGAATAA
- the LOC110603855 gene encoding protein farnesyltransferase subunit beta isoform X7 — MKRKPKLDGCLLILIAVPSILNILDDELIKGVGNCILSCQNYEGGIAGEPGSEAHGGFSEIYGFDHQDRVVFRQGVECGFQGRTNKLVDGCYSFWQGGVFALLKGLHSVNGEHVAFSDPEEGDSATDGTSEGEDGNSLGTDETCHIKRGVGDGEMAPLFHSVALQQYIILCPQLLVFHYLFQPSHIHCWISTATSTPANIMITPGDSSIIRMAALQLANHYHATVYGE, encoded by the exons GTACCAAGTATTCTCAACATTTTGGATGACGAGCTTATTAAGGGTGTTGGTAATTGCATCTTGAG CTGTCAGAATTATGAAGGTGGTATTGCAGGAGAACCTGGCTCTGAAGCTCATGGTGG CTTCTCAGAGATCTATGGATTTGATCATCAG GACCGGGTGGTTTTTCGACAAGGAGTGGAGTGTGGATTTCAGGGGAGAACAAACAAGTTGGTTGATGGTTGCTACTCCTTCTGGCAG GGAGGTGTATTTGCATTATTAAAAGGATTACATTCAGTTAATGGTGAACATGTGGCTTTTTCGGATCCTGAAGAAGGAGATAGTGCTACAGATGGCACTTCTGAAGGAGAAGATGGAAATTCCTTGGGGACTGATGAGACTTGCCATATTAAACGGGGAG TAGGAGATGGAGAAATGGCGCCCCTTTTTCACAGCGTGGCCTTGCAGCAGTACATAATTTTGTGCCCACAG CTGCTGGTGTTCCACTATCTATTTCAACCATCGCACATTCATTGTTGGATCTCTACTGCCACTTCCACTCCTGCCAACATTATGATTACTCCTGGTGACAGTAGCATCATCAGGATGGCTGCACTGCAATTAGCTAATCATTACCACGCTACTGTATACGGTGAATAA
- the LOC110603855 gene encoding protein farnesyltransferase subunit beta isoform X1, translating into MKRKPKLDGCLLILIAVPSILNILDDELIKGVGNCILSCQNYEGGIAGEPGSEAHASQRSMDLIIRYTFCGLAAMILINEANRLDLAGLLDRVVFRQGVECGFQGRTNKLVDGCYSFWQGGVFALLKGLHSVNGEHVAFSDPEEGDSATDGTSEGEDGNSLGTDETCHIKRGVGDGEMAPLFHSVALQQYIILCPQLLVFHYLFQPSHIHCWISTATSTPANIMITPGDSSIIRMAALQLANHYHATVYGE; encoded by the exons GTACCAAGTATTCTCAACATTTTGGATGACGAGCTTATTAAGGGTGTTGGTAATTGCATCTTGAG CTGTCAGAATTATGAAGGTGGTATTGCAGGAGAACCTGGCTCTGAAGCTCATG CTTCTCAGAGATCTATGGATTTGATCATCAGGTACACATTTTGTGGATTGGCAGCAATGATTTTGATCAATGAGGCCAATCGTTTGGACTTGGCTGGTTTACTT GACCGGGTGGTTTTTCGACAAGGAGTGGAGTGTGGATTTCAGGGGAGAACAAACAAGTTGGTTGATGGTTGCTACTCCTTCTGGCAG GGAGGTGTATTTGCATTATTAAAAGGATTACATTCAGTTAATGGTGAACATGTGGCTTTTTCGGATCCTGAAGAAGGAGATAGTGCTACAGATGGCACTTCTGAAGGAGAAGATGGAAATTCCTTGGGGACTGATGAGACTTGCCATATTAAACGGGGAG TAGGAGATGGAGAAATGGCGCCCCTTTTTCACAGCGTGGCCTTGCAGCAGTACATAATTTTGTGCCCACAG CTGCTGGTGTTCCACTATCTATTTCAACCATCGCACATTCATTGTTGGATCTCTACTGCCACTTCCACTCCTGCCAACATTATGATTACTCCTGGTGACAGTAGCATCATCAGGATGGCTGCACTGCAATTAGCTAATCATTACCACGCTACTGTATACGGTGAATAA
- the LOC110603855 gene encoding protein farnesyltransferase subunit beta isoform X9, giving the protein MRERSMAAVRIMKVVLQENLALKLMVASQRSMDLIIRYTFCGLAAMILINEANRLDLAGLLDRVVFRQGVECGFQGRTNKLVDGCYSFWQGGVFALLKGLHSVNGEHVAFSDPEEGDSATDGTSEGEDGNSLGTDETCHIKRGVGDGEMAPLFHSVALQQYIILCPQLLVFHYLFQPSHIHCWISTATSTPANIMITPGDSSIIRMAALQLANHYHATVYGE; this is encoded by the exons ATGAGGGAGAGAAGCATGGCAG CTGTCAGAATTATGAAGGTGGTATTGCAGGAGAACCTGGCTCTGAAGCTCATGGTGG CTTCTCAGAGATCTATGGATTTGATCATCAGGTACACATTTTGTGGATTGGCAGCAATGATTTTGATCAATGAGGCCAATCGTTTGGACTTGGCTGGTTTACTT GACCGGGTGGTTTTTCGACAAGGAGTGGAGTGTGGATTTCAGGGGAGAACAAACAAGTTGGTTGATGGTTGCTACTCCTTCTGGCAG GGAGGTGTATTTGCATTATTAAAAGGATTACATTCAGTTAATGGTGAACATGTGGCTTTTTCGGATCCTGAAGAAGGAGATAGTGCTACAGATGGCACTTCTGAAGGAGAAGATGGAAATTCCTTGGGGACTGATGAGACTTGCCATATTAAACGGGGAG TAGGAGATGGAGAAATGGCGCCCCTTTTTCACAGCGTGGCCTTGCAGCAGTACATAATTTTGTGCCCACAG CTGCTGGTGTTCCACTATCTATTTCAACCATCGCACATTCATTGTTGGATCTCTACTGCCACTTCCACTCCTGCCAACATTATGATTACTCCTGGTGACAGTAGCATCATCAGGATGGCTGCACTGCAATTAGCTAATCATTACCACGCTACTGTATACGGTGAATAA
- the LOC110603855 gene encoding protein farnesyltransferase subunit beta isoform X2 produces MKRKPKLDGCLLILIAVPSILNILDDELIKGVGNCILSCQNYEGGIAGEPGSEAHASQRSMDLIIRYTFCGLAAMILINEANRLDLAGLLDRVVFRQGVECGFQGRTNKLVDGCYSFWQGGVFALLKGLHSVNGEHVAFSDPEEGDSATDGTSEGEDGNSLGTDETCHIKRGGDGEMAPLFHSVALQQYIILCPQLLVFHYLFQPSHIHCWISTATSTPANIMITPGDSSIIRMAALQLANHYHATVYGE; encoded by the exons GTACCAAGTATTCTCAACATTTTGGATGACGAGCTTATTAAGGGTGTTGGTAATTGCATCTTGAG CTGTCAGAATTATGAAGGTGGTATTGCAGGAGAACCTGGCTCTGAAGCTCATG CTTCTCAGAGATCTATGGATTTGATCATCAGGTACACATTTTGTGGATTGGCAGCAATGATTTTGATCAATGAGGCCAATCGTTTGGACTTGGCTGGTTTACTT GACCGGGTGGTTTTTCGACAAGGAGTGGAGTGTGGATTTCAGGGGAGAACAAACAAGTTGGTTGATGGTTGCTACTCCTTCTGGCAG GGAGGTGTATTTGCATTATTAAAAGGATTACATTCAGTTAATGGTGAACATGTGGCTTTTTCGGATCCTGAAGAAGGAGATAGTGCTACAGATGGCACTTCTGAAGGAGAAGATGGAAATTCCTTGGGGACTGATGAGACTTGCCATATTAAACGGGGAG GAGATGGAGAAATGGCGCCCCTTTTTCACAGCGTGGCCTTGCAGCAGTACATAATTTTGTGCCCACAG CTGCTGGTGTTCCACTATCTATTTCAACCATCGCACATTCATTGTTGGATCTCTACTGCCACTTCCACTCCTGCCAACATTATGATTACTCCTGGTGACAGTAGCATCATCAGGATGGCTGCACTGCAATTAGCTAATCATTACCACGCTACTGTATACGGTGAATAA